A DNA window from bacterium contains the following coding sequences:
- a CDS encoding type II toxin-antitoxin system HicB family antitoxin, whose protein sequence is LEKDEDGIYVATCPSLPGCISQGKTEKEASKNIKEAIRLHLKCLAEDGLPLFESKKAKETLIEVKV, encoded by the coding sequence GGTTAGAAAAAGATGAAGACGGAATATATGTGGCAACATGTCCTTCTTTGCCGGGTTGTATTTCTCAAGGCAAAACGGAGAAAGAAGCATCGAAAAACATTAAGGAAGCAATTCGACTCCATTTAAAATGTTTAGCAGAAGACGGTCTTCCGCTCTTTGAGAGTAAAAAAGCTAAAGAAACTCTTATTGAGGTAAAAGTATGA
- a CDS encoding type II toxin-antitoxin system HicA family toxin encodes MSKLPVISGSKTIKALMKTGYYVRDQEGSHIHLRHPFRKPLTIPNHKEIARGTLRQIIKEADLTVEKFRKLL; translated from the coding sequence ATGAGCAAACTTCCTGTAATCTCAGGAAGCAAAACAATAAAAGCACTTATGAAGACAGGTTACTATGTCCGTGACCAAGAAGGAAGTCACATCCACTTGAGACACCCCTTCAGAAAGCCCCTAACCATCCCAAACCACAAAGAAATAGCCAGAGGCACATTAAGACAAATTATCAAAGAGGCAGATTTGACTGTCGAGAAATTCAGAAAATTATTATAA